In one window of Cetobacterium sp. ZOR0034 DNA:
- a CDS encoding sigma factor-like helix-turn-helix DNA-binding protein: SLNYYSPEEILIGKELVNLLGDFLNQNLTPLEKKVFYYIYKQYKYIEIAELLNEPPKKIDNAIQRVKKKILGYLEEYSK, encoded by the coding sequence CATCATTAAACTACTATTCACCTGAGGAGATACTGATAGGAAAAGAGCTAGTAAATCTACTTGGAGATTTTCTAAATCAAAATCTAACTCCTTTAGAGAAAAAGGTGTTTTACTATATATATAAGCAATATAAGTATATTGAGATTGCAGAGCTTTTAAATGAGCCACCTAAAAAAATAGATAATGCTATTCAAAGGGTGAAAAAGAAAATTTTAGGATACTTAGAGGAGTATTCTAAATAA